Part of the Eikenella corrodens genome is shown below.
GCAATGGCGTTTCCTGCCGGCCAACCGCCCCGCCGCCAAGCCGGCGGGTTCGCCGCTCTCGATTATTTTCACGGGCTACCGCAGCGTATTTGGCAAGCCGCAATCGCTCGGGTTTCTGTTTTTCCAGTCATTCAGCTTTTCCTCCATGTTTGTGTTCCTCACCGAATCGCCTTCGGTGTATATGAAGTTCTACGGCCTGAGTAACGGCTGCTACACCCTGCTGTTCGGCCTCAATATCGTGACCATGATTTTCTTCAACCGCATCACCGCCTGGCGGCTGAAAAGCGGCAGCGAGCCGGCCAATATCCTGCTCATCGGCATCGCCGTGCAGTTTTGCGCCAACTTCCTGCTGATGCTGCTCTCCCAATCTATAGCCGTGCCGCCCTTGTGGCTGTTTGCCCCGTTGGTGATGGTGTCGGTGGGCACGCAGGGGCTGGTGGTGGCCAACACCCAGGCCTGCTTTATGGGCTATTTCAAAGCCGAAGGCGGCAGCGCCAACGGCGTGCTGATTTCCAGCCAAGTGCTGATTGCCGCCGCCGTGGGCTTCCTCACCACCCAGCTGCACGACGGCAGCGCGCGCATCATGCCCGCCATGATGCTGGCCTCCACCCTGTGCGGCATCACGCTGCTGTTTGCCCTGTCGCGGCACGTGTGGCTGGACAAAGCCCGGCAGTAAGCCGAAAGGCTGCCTGAAAGCCTCTATATAGTGGATTAACAAAAATCAGGACAAGGCGGCGAGCCGCAGACAGTACACATAGTACGGCAAGGCGAGACAACGCTGTACTGGTTTTTGTTAATTCACTATACATTTTCAGGTAGCCTGTTCCCGCTTAAAATACCGCTTTTTCACTTCACGGCTTTAACACCATGACCGCACAAATCGGCATTGACTTAGGCACCACCAACAGCCTCGTCGCCCAATTCGTCAACGGCGAAACCCGACTGATTCCCAACCGGCTCGGCCACACGCTCACGCCTTCCGTGGTGAGCGTGGCGGATGACGGCACGATACTGGTGGGGCTGGCCGCGCGCGAGCGGCTGCGCACCGCCCCGCAGGCCACCGCCTCCGCCTTCAAACGCTTCATGGGCACCGACAAAATCTTCCGGCTCAACGGCAAGAAATTCCGCGCCGAAGAGCTCTCCGCACTGGTGTTGCGCCAGCTGAAAGAAGATGCCGAAGCCGATTTGGGCGAAGCAGTGCGCGACGTGGTGATTACCGTGCCCGCCTATTTCAACGCCATCCAGCGCCAGGCCACGCGCAACGCCGCGCAGATGGCCGGGCTCAACGCCCTGCGCCTGCTCAACGAGCCCACCGCCGCCGGCTTGGCCTACGGCCTGCAGGAAAAGCCCGACGACACCCGCTTTCTGATTTACGACCTCGGCGGCGGCACGTTCGACGTATCCGTGCTGGATTATTTCGACGGCGTGGTGCAGGTATCCGCCAGCGCGGGCGACAACCACTTGGGCGGCGAAGACTTTGTGCAGGTGTTGCGCCAGCTGTTTCTGGCCAAATGCAAAGAATTGAGCGACGAAGAACGCGCCCGCCTCGCCGACAGCAGCGAGCTGTGGCAGGCCTTGGAAACCGCCAAACGCAGGCTCGGCGAAGAAATGCAGGCCGAAGTGCAGGTGAACGTAGGCAACCGCATGGCCGCCGCCGCGATTACCCGCCAAGAATTCCAAGAAGCCGCCAAACCGCTGATGGCGCGGCTGCGCCAGCCGTTGGAGCGCGCCCTGCGCGACGCCAAGCTGCACCCGAGCCAAATCGACAGCATCATTTTGGTGGGCGGCGCCACGCGGATGCCGGTTATCCGCAACACCATCGCCCAGCTGTTCGGCCGCATTCCCAAAGCCTCGGTCAATCCCGATGAAGCCATCGCGCGCGGTGCGGCGGTGCAGGCCGCCCTGCTGGCGCGCGACAGCAACGTGGAAGAAGTGGTGCTCACCGACGTGATGCCCTTCTCGCTGGGCGTGGAAGTATCCGAACAGCTGCCGGACGGCAGCGTTACGCACGGCATTTTCAGCCCGATTATCGAGCGTAATATGCCCGTGCCCGTATCACGCGTGTCCGGCTATTCCACCATGAACGACCGGCAAACCGCCATCACGCTCCGCGTGCTGCAGGGCGAATCCGTGCTCGCCAGCGAAAACCTCGAGCTCGGCCAGCTCGAAGTGCGCGTGCCGCCGCGCCGCGCCGGCGAAGTGAACATCGACGTGCGCTTCAGCTATGACGCCAACGGCCTGCTGGATGTGGACGTGAGCAACGAAGACCTCAACATCAAAGTCAACCAAACCTTCCGCCACAACAGCATCAACCTGAGCGAAGAAGAAGTGCAGGCCGCACTCGAACGCCTCGCCGCGCTCAAAGTCCACCCGCGCGAGCAGCAGGAAAACATCTATCTTTTGGAAAAAGGCAAACGCCTGTATGAAGAATACCTCGGCGAACAGCGCCAGGCCATCGGCCGCGCCGTAATGCAGTTCGAGCGCACGCTGGAGAGCCAAGACGCCAACGCCATCCGCCACGCGCAAAAAGAATTCGGCGAATTCCTGCGCCACTTCGACGGCGGCTGGCTGCTCTAAGGCCGCCTGAAAACGGCAACCGGGCATTCATGCCCAAACCCGAATGAAAAGCAACAAGCAGGCTACCTGAAAATGAGCAAGGCGAGTTTCGCTAAAACGAGCAAGGCGAGTTTCGCTCGTTTTCAGGTAGCCCCCACACCGCACCGGAACCCATCATGGATTGCTGGCACATCCTGCAAATCGCGCCCACATCAGACGAACGCGCCATCAAACGCGCCTACGCCAAACTGCTGAAAACCACCCGCCCCGACGACGATGCCGAAGGCTATCAGCGCCTGCGCGAAGCGTTTGACGAAGCCCTCGCCATCGCCCCCTATATCGAAAGCGAAGCCGCCCCGGAATGGTCGTTCCCGACAAGCGAACGGCTACCTGAAAACGAACGAAGTGAGTTTCGCCAAAACGAGCAGGGCGAGTTTCGCCAAAACGAGCAAAGCGGATTCGGCCAGGTCTATTCCCATCATGCCTTGCCGCCGTGGCAGGCCGGCAGCCCCGACGAACACCACACCTACGAAGCCTACCGATTTTCAGGTAGCCCCCATCCCGGTGCGGAAGAAAACGAAAGCCTGCCCGAAGCCTTCGTTTATCCATTCGACCCCGATATCGGCGACACCTTTTCAGGTAGCCCCCACCCCTACGGCGGCGACCCCTGCGCCGCCCTGCTGGACGATATCGAAGCCCGCTTCGAGCGCGGCGGCGTCCCCGAATTGGAAGCCGCCTGGCCGCACATCCGCGAACAGCTCGAGCAGCTGCCCCTGGGCGAAACCGAAAACGCCTCCTACCAATTCGCCGACTTCCTGCGCACCCACCAAATCAACGACTGTATGCTGTGGGCACAATGGTCGGACTATTTCGGCTGGCACCGCCCGGATGTTCTCAATCATGTTCTGTCGCCGGCAGAGCTGAAGCAGCTCAAGGAATACCGCAAAGCAGCAGCCAAGCTGGCCAAACACCGTGCCAAAAAAGCTAACCGGCGCCGCAAGCACCTCTCGGCAAATGAAATCATCGCCCATATTGAGGACACGTTCAAACGCAGTGGCGGCAAAGGGCTGATGCGTCTATGGAACAGCATCGCCGCCGAAATCGCCGCCGCCAGCGAAGAAGAGCGCACCCGCGTGTTGGCCTACTTGTCCCAATGGCTGCAACAGCCCTACGGCCTGCCGGAAAAACTGCAGAACCGCTGGCGGCAAGACTACGGCCTTGCCCCGTTCCATTTGGAAACCGACAAACTGCAATACTGGCTGGAAGGCTGGTATGCCGCAGGCAGTAGCAGGAAATTGGCCGAAAAATGGCCGGAAATCCGTGCCCTGCTCAACCGGATGCCCGCAAACGAAAAGGACAAGGCTTCGGCATATTGCGCCGCATTCATCAAGCGGCACAACCTCTCGTCCAGCATAGTGCACACCCAATGGGCGGCCTATTTCGGCTGGCCGGACAACGAAACCCCGCCGATAGAGCCAGGCCAATCTTTTTCAGGTAGCCCCCATCCCGGTGCGGAAGAAAACGAAAGCCCGCCCGAAGCCTTCGTTTATCCGTTCGACCCCGATATCGGCGACACCTTTTCAGGTAGCCTCAATCCCTATGGCGGCGACCCCTGCGCCGCCCTGCTGGACGATATCGAATCCCACTTCGAGCGCGGCGGCATCCCCGAATTGGAAGCCGCCTGGCCATCCATCCGC
Proteins encoded:
- a CDS encoding molecular chaperone HscC — translated: MTAQIGIDLGTTNSLVAQFVNGETRLIPNRLGHTLTPSVVSVADDGTILVGLAARERLRTAPQATASAFKRFMGTDKIFRLNGKKFRAEELSALVLRQLKEDAEADLGEAVRDVVITVPAYFNAIQRQATRNAAQMAGLNALRLLNEPTAAGLAYGLQEKPDDTRFLIYDLGGGTFDVSVLDYFDGVVQVSASAGDNHLGGEDFVQVLRQLFLAKCKELSDEERARLADSSELWQALETAKRRLGEEMQAEVQVNVGNRMAAAAITRQEFQEAAKPLMARLRQPLERALRDAKLHPSQIDSIILVGGATRMPVIRNTIAQLFGRIPKASVNPDEAIARGAAVQAALLARDSNVEEVVLTDVMPFSLGVEVSEQLPDGSVTHGIFSPIIERNMPVPVSRVSGYSTMNDRQTAITLRVLQGESVLASENLELGQLEVRVPPRRAGEVNIDVRFSYDANGLLDVDVSNEDLNIKVNQTFRHNSINLSEEEVQAALERLAALKVHPREQQENIYLLEKGKRLYEEYLGEQRQAIGRAVMQFERTLESQDANAIRHAQKEFGEFLRHFDGGWLL
- a CDS encoding multidrug effflux MFS transporter → MALLLAAMAAVMPFSIDTYLPAVPAMAASLGVGETDIQQSLSIFLVGQSAGVLLGGVFSDFKGRRPVVLAGLGVYLVASLGLILLQTLPQLMLLRMLQAFGAGTVAVSGGAIVRDHYEGRRAAQMFALIGVIMMAAPILAPMVGWLMQIIGGWRAVFGFLLGYAALVWLLQWRFLPANRPAAKPAGSPLSIIFTGYRSVFGKPQSLGFLFFQSFSFSSMFVFLTESPSVYMKFYGLSNGCYTLLFGLNIVTMIFFNRITAWRLKSGSEPANILLIGIAVQFCANFLLMLLSQSIAVPPLWLFAPLVMVSVGTQGLVVANTQACFMGYFKAEGGSANGVLISSQVLIAAAVGFLTTQLHDGSARIMPAMMLASTLCGITLLFALSRHVWLDKARQ